A single genomic interval of Scatophagus argus isolate fScaArg1 chromosome 22, fScaArg1.pri, whole genome shotgun sequence harbors:
- the lrtm2a gene encoding leucine-rich repeat and transmembrane domain-containing protein 2, with translation MPPHIHPPGGIGLPPPGSTTHHLARPVFLCVLCLLAALLPVASSCPPPCLCYSDGLVDCGGRGLSSLPPLHLLPPGSRSLLLANNKLASLGASAFANLSSLEELDLSNNYLDNLPAGLFRDMSNLTRLTLHNNSLTVMDRELFQGLGGLHSLDLSLNGLSSVPLGLLDELQSLRWLSLAGNRLHGLERAAFEPLANLQHLELGHNPWECDCNLRDFKHWMEWLLYRGGKVDAVECTLPKDLRGRDIRGVPVEMFNYCLQLEDENGGGGEGSRSGQGGVPPCSRNALSPSGATPVPDNSNTGDDSSSHTGGGGGEAPADCVRARYRPVSVRRAIGTVVIAGVVCGIVCIMMVAAAAYGCIYASLMAKYQRELKKRQPLMGDGEADGEDREEKQISSVA, from the exons tcttcctctgtgtcctctgccTCCTGGCAGCACTGCTGCCGGTAGcctcctcctgccctcctccttGTCTGTGCTACTCAGATGGCCTGGTGGACTGCGGGGGCCGGGGTCTCTCATCCCTGCCTCCCCTTCACCTCCTGCCTCCAGGGAGTCGCTCCCTCCTGCTAGCCAACAACAAGCTTGCCTCACTGGGGGCCTCGGCCTTCGCTAACCTCTCCTCTCTAGAG GAGCTGGATCTCTCTAATAACTACCTGGATAATTTACCAGCTGGATTATTCAGAGACATGTCCAACCTTACAAGACTAACTCTGCACAACAACTCTCTGACAGTAATGGACAGAGAACTCTTCCAG GGTTTGGGGGGTCTCCACAGCCTTGATCTCTCTCTGAATGGACTGTCCTCTGTTCCTCTGGGACTACTGGATGAGCTGCAGAGCCTCAG GTGGCTGTCTCTCGCGGGTAACAGGCTTCATGGATTGGAAAGGGCAGCATTTGAGCCACTTGCCAACCTACAACACCTGGAACTGGGACACAACCCATGGGAATGTGACTGCAACCTCCGCGATTTCAAACACTGGATGGAGTGGCTGCTGTACCGAG gGGGGAAGGTGGACGCGGTGGAGTGCACGCTACCAAAGGACCTGCGTGGGCGAGACATTCGTGGCGTTCCAGTGGAAATGTTCAACTACTGCCTCCAACTTGAAGATGagaatggaggaggaggcgaggGTTCCCGTTCTGGACAAGGAGGCGTTCCTCCCTGCAGCAGGAACGCTCTCAGCCCCAGTGGGGCAACACCAGTTcctgacaacagcaacactggTGATGACTCCTCTTCACACacgggaggtggaggtggagaggcCCCGGCAGATTGCGTCCGTGCCCGCTACCGACCCGTGAGCGTACGCCGCGCCATCGGCACAGTCGTGATTGCCGGCGTGGTGTGCGGCATCGTTTGCATCATGATGGTTGCAGCTGCGGCTTATGGCTGCATCTATGCTTCGCTGATGGCCAAGTATCAGAGAGAGCTAAAGAAGAGGCAGCCATTGATGGGAGATGGAGAGGCAGACGGGGAAGAtagggaggaaaaacagatcTCCTCTGTGGCCTAG